TAGATAACATTTACTTTTCCCATTCAACTATAATATTTTTGTTGTACAGCTTAAAATTTTGATTAATTTTGTTATTTTGATATAGTTTGATTTTTGTCTTAGATTTGTAAACATATTTTAATAAGATTATGTATAATTCAATATATGTTGTTTTGAGAATCAAATAGTAAAAGTAAACTAAAGTAAACTAAAGTGTTGACGATTCAAAATTACATAAATAAATATAACAATGATAGTCCTTTGAAACCTTATGCATATATATAAGTTATACAAAATACTTAATTGTAATAGTTGGTTAATATATATATATATATATATATATATATATATATATATATAATATTATTTGAAAATTTCATATTTATTTGTAATATGTTGAGTTGTTCTATAATATATATGTATAAAAATATTACTAGAAATAAAGTATATTATTTTAATTTAGTGTTTGACTTTGTATAAAAAATTAGTTACTCATTTTGTGGGTATATTGTGTTACATATATTTCGTCAAATTAATGTATAAATGTTTCTATTAATTAGGTACGATTGGTAAGAAATTTCGCTTTAGACTTTGCCTTTAGAAATATGGCTGTAGAGAATTTAGTTTTAAAAGTTGTGGATTTTATTTTAAACAAAAATAAATGATAGGTACAAAGTTACATAAAAACATAACCGGTAAATTTTAAAGGGGAAGATTATTTCTTTACTTTGATATCAAAATTATTTTTCTAAACTTTCATTTTTATGAAATCACATTATATATATAAAATATATTCTTCTTAAATTTTATTAATATTTTATTTATCATATATGTTAATTTGAAAAATATAAAAGGGGACTTAAATAAAAAGAAAGATTAAATTAAAATTTATTCATTAAATATATCTTAATTTATGTTATTAAGTTATTTTGTAATGATTTTTAGAAATAGATTGATTTAAATAAAATGCTTAATACTTTTAAAATATATATTATGTTTTTTTAAGATTATCTTTTAAAAGAGTAGATTATTTCTTTACTTTAAAATCAAGATTATTTTGTGAACTTTTCTTATTATGAATTACACTATATATTTAAAAGATATTTTCGTTTTTAAAATTTATAAATTTTCTTTATTATTTTGGTTTTTTGAAAAAATAAAGAAAAAGGAAACCTAAATAATAAAGGAAAAAAATAGAATAAATATTTAATAATGATGATAGATATAATTGATTCATTAAGGATATCATCGTAATCAACCACGTGAGAGTTAACATGAGCGCGACACGTAGAATACTGACTTCTCAAATAATATTATCGAGATATAAAGATGAGTTGGAAATTGTCTTAGAACCCAAACTACTATTAGTTATCTATGATTTCAATCCTTTTGTTAGAGAATTGAATTAAAACAAACATTTGAATATAATCAAAATTAGAAATTTCCTTTTACTTCTAATATATGTTTAAAGATCTAAATATTGGGAACAAGTTATAGTTTTAATTCAGATAAGTTTTTTCTAAACTAAATAACCTAATTAAAACAAAAACTTTCTTAAAAAGAGTATAAGCTTAAACACTTTTTTTTATCAACAGCTTAAACACATGCAATCACACTGTTGGACTCTAATCTAGCATCGAAGTCAAAACCTTGAAACAAGTGAATGAGTCGAGTTTTAAGGATAGACTTCGAGCTCGATAGAAAACTACGAGCTCGTTCTAGACCAAATCAAGGGAATCTCGAGATATCCGCAATCGTGTGAGCAAATGGAAGATAAGATATCGGAGATGAGAACAATGGAAACGAGTATAAAAAGAGGTAAACGGTAAATCGACTTGACATCGAGCTCTCCCAGAAATACATTGAGCTCTCTTAATTCTTTGTTCTTAGCGATTACAATTTTATTCTTGTTACCATTCTTTATTTTGTAACCTGATTATCATCAATACAATCTATTTTTGTCAATTTGAATTTGATTATATCATAGTTGTTCTAAAGAATTTGTGACTTAGTTATCTTTTTTTAATTTTTAAAATACAAATACCCTCAAATACTTAGTATAGGTTTTAGGTTCCACGTACTATATCGAACATATTCTACTTGAGCAACATATTGATGGCCCCAAAAGCTTAAAAATTAGGTAGGACTCAGTTCTTATAAGAACAAAGACTATTAAGTTTTTGCATGCAAGTCAATTTAAATGAAAGGACCACAAGGAAATTAGGTTTTGTCTTGTTCTTTCTATATAATTTAATTAATTAATAATTGGAATTTTATGGGCCCAACCACTCAACAATGATGTCCCTCTTTTGGGCGTATTCTCATTGCTGGCTTCTTCCGTATAGGTCAACATTATTTTATTATTATATTTATATTTTATCGTTTTTGTATCTTTCACAAGTTGATTGATGAAGAAACCACACAGAAACCAACATCGCAACAACAAATTCTTATTATATACAATACATCATAATTAATCTCAACAAGTGTTTATCATTAGAATTTTGTAAACGATTCTCACCGTTCCTTTCTTTTTTGTTGCTAATATTCGCTTCAATTATTTGATATGATGCTTGGAGCACTGATATATTCACCTTTCAAAACATCCACTAAAAGAAAGGACACACGAATGAATAATGGAAACCCAATTTGAACATTAAAATTATATAACATGTTAATAAGCACCAAATACAAAACACAATAAGAATTAAAAAGAAAACAAGTACATTATTCCATTTTTCGCCATCTTGACGATCAAGAACTAGCTCTCTCTCATAAACACTTTAAAATACTTATATTTACTTCCAAGTTATTTATACCTGTAAATAAATATGTCCTGACCGTGAAGTTTCTTCCTGCATAAGTAACACGAATTGAGGAAACCCAAACCCTGAAACTCCGGCGTATTCTTTGGAGATTCCGTACCCACATCGACCACGAAAAGTCTCTCACGACGTTCTTCGTTAATCTTACTTGCGAAACACTCAAGCCCATCTTTGTCATAAACCCTTGTACTACAAGTTCCACTAGGACCATGGTGAGACGTCACCAACGTATAATCCTCCTCGTCCATTATGAACATCTCCTCATCTTCCTCATCCGAGCTACCTACATGGCTCATGAACTGAACCGGATCAGACCGGCCGGTTTGGTTCGATTCAGTTCTAGATACGCTGGTGATCCGACGAGTGGTTGAGTTCTCGAGTGCGGCCACTATCCCTAGACCAACGGACCCACCAAGATTGTCATCGTAGAATCTCTTTGAGCTGTTTCTTTGAGATATCTGAGGGAGAATCTTGAAATCTAGTGGGCTTCTAGGACTCGTCATCAAGACGTCCAAGAAAGGAGCCGCTGCTGCTGCAGATCGGTTCACGCCAACGAGGAGCTCAGATATTTTTCCTATCATGGGATGGGTTCTTTTGCTAAGCATGATCTTGATCGAGAGAAGGGCTTTGATCAAATCAAACCAAGAAGAAACAAAAAGATGATGAGAGAAGAAGAAGAAGATTGGTGGTGTTTGTGAAACCTCCACAAAGAAGAGATGGGAGAGATATGTGTTATTTATGGTGGAGTTGGTGGGGAGGGTTGAGAAACTTTACACTACTTTTATTTATTGCAATATTTACAATAAATCACGTGAACTATTCTTATTTTGCGAATAATATCCTTACTGTTTATTTTCGAAAACAAAACTACCATATAATATCTAAGAGCATGTTTATCGTAGGTCTTTTAGGTTGGATCTCTTAGCGTAATATAAGATACAATCTCTTAGCTTTTAACTAAAAAAACTAAGAGACGTCTCTTAAATAAGATATATAAGAGACGTCTCTTAGCTTTTTTAGTTAAAAGATAAGAGACCGTATCTTATATTACGTTAAGAGACCCAACTTAAGAAAACTGCAATAAACATGTTCTAATGACGTAACATACCACGAAACTTGTGAAGCTAATCGAAGGATAACTAGAAGTGATAAATAAACATAGGATTAATAAACTGATTTAACTAGTGTGTTATTCTTGAATGTAGTATACTATTAAGTATATATGATCAAGGGCCAATTATAGTTCTGAAGGTAGTCAATATACTAAGGCTTCTAAATCGTTGACGCAAATATAATTCATTTGGCACTTCATACATATAATAGTGTGTATGACACGGTGTTAAACGGATTTTAAGATTACTCATATTCCACGAGTGCATAATCAAATTTCAGATTTCTTAGCTAGGATTGCGAGGTCTTTCCATAGAGTATTTTATTTCATTGGTTGTTCTATTCCGGTCTGATTACCTAAACCACCTCAAGTTTGAGTAATAGAATAGTCTTTCGATGTAAAAAAAAAACTGATTATACGTTACATTTTACATAAAATAAGTAATGTCATATTATAAGAGAATTGGTATTTTGTTTGTTTGGTCAGTTTTCATACAAATAATATCTCTTTTTTCGTCTAAAAATAATATCTCTTTTGTCATAAAAATATCTTATGGTCAATTGGCCATTACATCATCATAACTATTTTATTATCTTCGGTCAAACACTACAAGAAAACATATTTTTTACTAGGGCAGTATTCATTGTAAATTCGTCGTAAACGGGGTGTTACGACGAATTAACGTCGAAAGACGTTTCGTTGTTAAACGTCCGTCGTAACGGAGGTTTCGTCGTAAACGACTCGTTACGTTTACGACGAAATATATTCCTCGTAAAGCGCAGGGAAAGGATTCGTCGTAAACGCCACGTAAGACTTCGTCGTAAAGCCCACGTAATTATTTCGATGTAAAGCACACGTAAATACTTTCGTTGTAAATCACTCGTAAACATTTCGATNNNNNNNNNNNNNNNNNNNNNNNNNNNNNNNNNNNNNNNNNNNNNNNNNNNNNNNNNNNNNNNNNNNNNNNNNNNNNNNNNNNNNNNNNNNNNNNNNNNNNNNNNNNNNNNNNNNNNNNNNNNNNNNNNNNNNNNNNNNNNNNNNNNNNNNNNNNNNNNNNNNNNNNNNNNNNNNNNNNNNNNNNNNNNNNNNNNNNNNNNNNNNNNNNNNNNNNNNNNNNNNNNNNNNNNNNNNNNNNNNNNNNNNNNNNNNNNNNNNNNNNNNNNNNNNNNNNNNNNNNNNNNNNNNNNNNNNNNNNNNNNNNNNNNNNNNNNNNNNNNNNNNNNNNNNNNNNNNNNNNNNNNNNNNNNNNNNNNNNNNNNNNNNNNNNNNNNNNNNNNNNNNNNNNNNNNNNNNNNNNNNNNNNNNNNNNNNNNNNNNNNNNNNNNNNNNNNNNNNNNNNNNNNNNNNNNNNNNNNNNNNNNNNNNNNNNNNNNNNNNNNNNNNNNNNNNNNNNNNNNNNNNNNNNNNNNNNNNNNNNNNNNNNNNNNNNNNNNNNNNNNNNNNNNNNNNNNNNNNNNNNNNNNNNNNNNNNNNNNNNNNNNNNNNNNNNNNNNNNNNNNNNNNNNNNNNNNNNNNNNNNNNNNNNNNNNNNNNNNNNNNNNNNNNNNNNNNNNNNNNNNNNNNNNNNNNNNNNNNNNNNNNNNNNNNNNNNNNNNNNNNNNNNNNNNNNNNNNNNNNNNNNNNNNNNNNNNNNNNNNNNNNNNNNNNNNNNNNNNNNNNNNNNNNNNNNNNNNNNNNNNNNNNNNNNNNNNNNNNNNNNNNNNNNNNNNNNNNNNNNNNNNNNNNNNNNNNNNNNNNNNNNNNNNNNNNNNNNNNNNNNNNNNNNNNNNNNNNNNNNNNNNNNNNNNNNNNNNNNNNNNNNNNNNNNNNNNNNNNNNNNNNNNNNNNNNNNNNNNNNNNNNNNNNNNNNNNNNNNNNNNNNNNNNNNNNNNNNNNNNNNNNNNNNNNNNNNNNNNNNNNNNNNNNNNNNNNNNNNNNNNNNNNNNNNNNNNNNNNNNNNNNNNNNNNNNNNNNNNNNNNNNNNNNNNNNNNNNNNNNNNNNNNNNNNNNNNNNNNNNNNNNNNNNNNNNNNNNNNNNNNNNNNNNNNNNNNNNNNNNNNNNNNNNNNNNNNNNNNNNNNNNNNNNNNNNNNNNNNNNNNNNNNNNNNNNNNNNNNNNNNNNNNNNNNNNNNNNNNNNNNNNNNNNNNNNNNNNNNNNNNNNNNNNNNNNNNNNNNNNNNNNNNNNNNNNNNNNNNNNNNNNNNNNNNNNNNNNNNNNNNNNNNNNNNNNNNNNNNNNNNNNNNNNNNNNNNNNNNNNNNNNNNNNNNNNNNNNNNNNNNNNNNNNNNNNNNNNNNNNNNNNNNNNNNNNNNNNNNNNNNNNNNNNNNNNNNNNNNNNNNNNNNNNNNNNNNNNNNNNNNNNNNNNNNNNNNNNNNNNNNNNNNNNNNNNNNNNNNNNNNNNNNNNNNNNNNNNNNNNNNNNNNNNNNNNNNNNNNNNNNNNNNNNNNNNNNNNNNNNNNNNNNNNNNNNNNNNNNNNNNNNNNNNNNNNNNNNNNNNNNNNNNNNNNNNNNNNNNNNNNNNNNNNNNNNNNNNNNNNNNNNNNNNNNNNNNNNNNNNNNNNNNNNNNNNNNNNNNNNNNNNNNNNNNNNNNNNNNNNNNNNNNNNNNNNNNNNNNNNNNNNNNNNNNNNNNNNNNNNNNNNNNNNNNNNNNNNNNNNNNNNNNNNNNNNNNNNNNNNNNNNNNNNNNNNNNNNNNNNNNNNNNNNNNNNNNNNNNNNNNNNNNNNNNNNNNNNNNNNNNNNNNNNNNNNNNNNNNNNNNNNNNNNNNNNNNNNNNNNNNNNNNNNNNNNNNNNNNNNNNNNNNNNNNNNNNNNNNNNNNNNNNNNNNNNNNNNNNNNNNNNNNNNNNNNNNNNNNNNNNNNNNNNNNNNNNNNNNNNNNNNNNNNNNNNNNNNNNNNNNNNNNNNNNNNNNNNNNNNNNNNNNNNNNNNNNNNNNNNNNNNNNNNNNNNNNNNNNNNNNNNNNNNNNNNNNNNNNNNNNNNNNNNNNNNNNNNNNNNNNNNNNNNNNNNNNNNNNNNNNNNNNNNNNNNNNNNNNNNNNNNNNNNNNNNNNNNNNNNNNNNNNNNNNNNNNNNNNNNNNNNNNNNNNNNNNNNNNNNNNNNNNNNNNNNNNNNNNNNNNNNNNNNNNNNNNNNNNNNNNNNNNNNNNNNNNNNNNNNNNNNNNNNNNNNNNNNNNNNNNNNNNNNNNNNNNNNNNNNNNNNNNNNNNNNNNNNNNNNNNNNNNNNNNNNNNNNNNNNNNNNNNNNNNNNNNNNNNNNNNNNNNNNNNNNNNNNNNNNNNNNNNNNNNNNNNNNNNNNNNNNNNNNNNNNNNNNNNNNNNNNNNNNNNNNNNNNNNNNNNNNNNNNNNNNNNNNNNNNNNNNNNNNNNNNNNNNNNNNNNNNNNNNNNNNNNNNNNNNNNNNNNNNNNNNNNNNNNNNNNNNN
This genomic interval from Brassica oleracea var. oleracea cultivar TO1000 chromosome C2, BOL, whole genome shotgun sequence contains the following:
- the LOC106318764 gene encoding uncharacterized protein LOC106318764 gives rise to the protein MLSKRTHPMIGKISELLVGVNRSAAAAAPFLDVLMTSPRSPLDFKILPQISQRNSSKRFYDDNLGGSVGLGIVAALENSTTRRITSVSRTESNQTGRSDPVQFMSHVGSSDEEDEEMFIMDEEDYTLVTSHHGPSGTCSTRVYDKDGLECFASKINEERRERLFVVDVGTESPKNTPEFQGLGFLNSCYLCRKKLHGQDIFIYRYK